One Agelaius phoeniceus isolate bAgePho1 chromosome 7, bAgePho1.hap1, whole genome shotgun sequence DNA segment encodes these proteins:
- the PECR gene encoding peroxisomal trans-2-enoyl-CoA reductase isoform X2, giving the protein MMEGANWQQDFLACLASCSVVIASRKFDRLKAAAEELNNRFASMSPAQVTPMECNIRKEEEVEALMKSTLSLHGKIDFLVNNGGGQFASPSEAIRAKGWNAVIDTNLTGTFYCCKAVYNAWMQEHGGAIVNITAAVRNGFPGMSHTGAARAAVDNLTKTLALEWAHSGVRINSVAPGLVFSETAVANYGEQGVMMWLKSIPKVPAKRSAVPEEISPAVCFLLSPAASFITGITMVVDGGQSLYGHGLEIPDHDRWPSPPEGKNSEMLKKLVSGKFKPKL; this is encoded by the exons ATGATGGAAGGAGCAAACTGGCAGCAAGATTTCCTTGCCTGCTTGGCTA GTTGCAGTGTTGTTATTGCCTCTCGTAAATTTGACCGATTAAAAGCTGCAGCGGAAGAGCTGAATAACAGATTTGCCTCTATGAGTCCTGCCCAGGTGACCCCCATGGAGTGCAATATCCGCAAAGAAGAAGAG GTAGAAGCTTTGATGAAGTCTACACTGAGTCTGCATGGGAAGATTGACTTCCTGGTGAATAATGGAGGGGGCCAGTTTGCAAGTCCTTCTGAAGCCATCCGTGCAAAAGGCTGGAATGCTGTGATAGACACCAATCTGACAGGGACCTTCTATTGTTGCAAAGCAG TGTACAATGCCTGGATGCAGGAACATGGAGGAGCCATTGTCAACATTACTGCTGCCGTGAGAAATGGCTTTCCTGGAATGTC GCACACAGGAGCTGCAAGAGCTGCAGTGGATAACCTAACCAAGACTTTAGCTTTAGAATGGGCTCACAGTGGAGTGAGAATCAACAGTGTTGCTCCT GGACTGGTATTTTCAGAAACTGCTGTTGCAAACTATGGAGAACAAGGTGTAATGATGTGGTTAAAGAGCATACCAAAGGTTCCTGCCAAGAGGTCAGCTGTTCCTGAGGAG ATCTCTCCTGCAGTATGTTTCCTGCTGTCTCCAGCCGCATCATTCATAACCGGGATAACCATGGTTGTGGATGGTGGCCAGAGTTTGTACGGCCATGGCCTAGAAATACCTG ATCATGACAGATGGCCCTCCCcaccagaaggaaaaaattctgaaatgctgaaaaagcTTGTTTCTGGCAAGTTCAAACCAAAGCTGTAA
- the PECR gene encoding peroxisomal trans-2-enoyl-CoA reductase isoform X1, producing MAAAGRGLLAAGLFRGRVAIVTGGGTGIGKAIAADLLALGCSVVIASRKFDRLKAAAEELNNRFASMSPAQVTPMECNIRKEEEVEALMKSTLSLHGKIDFLVNNGGGQFASPSEAIRAKGWNAVIDTNLTGTFYCCKAVYNAWMQEHGGAIVNITAAVRNGFPGMSHTGAARAAVDNLTKTLALEWAHSGVRINSVAPGLVFSETAVANYGEQGVMMWLKSIPKVPAKRSAVPEEISPAVCFLLSPAASFITGITMVVDGGQSLYGHGLEIPDHDRWPSPPEGKNSEMLKKLVSGKFKPKL from the exons atggcggcggcggggcgcgggCTGCTGGCGGCGGGGCTGTTCCGCGGGCGGGTCGCCATTGTCAccggcggcggcaccggcaTCGGCAAGGCCATCGCCGCCGACCTGCTGGCGCTAG GTTGCAGTGTTGTTATTGCCTCTCGTAAATTTGACCGATTAAAAGCTGCAGCGGAAGAGCTGAATAACAGATTTGCCTCTATGAGTCCTGCCCAGGTGACCCCCATGGAGTGCAATATCCGCAAAGAAGAAGAG GTAGAAGCTTTGATGAAGTCTACACTGAGTCTGCATGGGAAGATTGACTTCCTGGTGAATAATGGAGGGGGCCAGTTTGCAAGTCCTTCTGAAGCCATCCGTGCAAAAGGCTGGAATGCTGTGATAGACACCAATCTGACAGGGACCTTCTATTGTTGCAAAGCAG TGTACAATGCCTGGATGCAGGAACATGGAGGAGCCATTGTCAACATTACTGCTGCCGTGAGAAATGGCTTTCCTGGAATGTC GCACACAGGAGCTGCAAGAGCTGCAGTGGATAACCTAACCAAGACTTTAGCTTTAGAATGGGCTCACAGTGGAGTGAGAATCAACAGTGTTGCTCCT GGACTGGTATTTTCAGAAACTGCTGTTGCAAACTATGGAGAACAAGGTGTAATGATGTGGTTAAAGAGCATACCAAAGGTTCCTGCCAAGAGGTCAGCTGTTCCTGAGGAG ATCTCTCCTGCAGTATGTTTCCTGCTGTCTCCAGCCGCATCATTCATAACCGGGATAACCATGGTTGTGGATGGTGGCCAGAGTTTGTACGGCCATGGCCTAGAAATACCTG ATCATGACAGATGGCCCTCCCcaccagaaggaaaaaattctgaaatgctgaaaaagcTTGTTTCTGGCAAGTTCAAACCAAAGCTGTAA